The Winslowiella toletana region CACCCGCGCATCGGTAAAAGGTGCACGCTGATTATTGATTTCGTAATAGAAGGTACAAAGATAAGGACTGACGCGCACCTGCTGCCCAAGCTGCTTTTTCAGCATCGGGTAGAGATCGGGCGGAATGGCGCTGTTGGTGATATCAATTTCACCGCTGCGATAGCGGTTTACATCACTGACCTCAGATGCAATCGGTAAAAATGTGCCCTGCTCAATGACCGTTTTACTGTTATTCCAGTATTGCGGATTACGCTTTAGCACAATCTTTTCGTTAACCACCCAGTTGCCAAGCGTGTAAGCGCCGTTACCAACATAGTGTTCTGGCCGCGTCCATTGTTCACCATAGCTTTCCACCGCGTGTCGATTCACCGGTTTCATCGCGGTATGGGCCAGCATCGACAGCAGATAAGGCACCGGCTCACTGAGCGTCACTTGCAAACGACGATCGTCCAGCGCCTTAACGCCAAGAGCACTGACCGGCTTTTTACCGTTGATAATGTCATCGACGTTTTCAATATGGGCATACTGTACATAGCTGGCGTAAGGCGACGCGGTCTTGGGATCAACCAGTCGCTGCCAACTCCAGACGAAATCCTGTGCGGTGACCGGCTCGCCATTGCTCCAGCGCGCATCGTCACGCAGCCAGAACGTCCAGACTTTGCCTCCCTGATTTTCCCAGCGCTCTGCCACGCCCGGTACCAGATGCCCGTAGTTATCATTCGACACTAAGCCTTCCAGCAGGTTAAGAATAATACTGCTTTCCGGCACGCCTTCGGTTTTATGCGGATCGAGGGAAGCCACTTCGGTGCCGTTATTGATCACCACCGACTGTTGTGCAGCAAGGTCAGTGCCCGCCGGTACGCTGGCGGCAACAACCGGACCGGCCAGTCCGAATGTAAGGATAAAACCGGGCGAAATGCGTTTTCGCATAGCGTTGCTCAATTTCATGAAACGTTAATTCATCCTTATAATGGGCTTACCAACTGGATAGCCAGTACCTCTGACATGGCAGCCAGACTTCAGGATCGCAGCAGACGATTAACTGATTAAACTCAGTAATTCGGCTGTAAGAATTCCGCTGGCTCCGCTACAACTTCAAATAACTTAAGGGTTAAGCAAAATCCGTTCTCATTTTGCCAACAGCCCGAATTTTTTTTCACGATGTGTCGGAAATTAACAGAACACGTCATTCTGCGCCAAAGCAAAATCCTAAAAATGTTAACTAATTCTCTTTTATCATGTTAACGATTGACGTCAAAGCGTTATTTGTTAACTAAAAATATCTTTCAAATGATTGATTTATATCGATATTATTTAATTTAATGTTGATTTAAAGTTACCAGAAAGATCTGAGTGCGCACAAAATGCACAAATTTTGTTAAATTATCACTCTCTCAGCACAATCCGCTGCATTAAATGCATAATTAATGATAAGAACGCCAGAAAAAAGCATTTAGCTATCAGAGAATCATGTGAAAAAAATAACATCATCCAGACACTGCCATCATTGTCAGCAGATCGAAAGAAATGATTCTTATAATGTGTCGCGCAGATTAAGCAGAACGAATAATTGCACCATAAAGAGGCAATAGTTTCACAGGATGCACTGTTTTTGCGCGTGGGAAGTTTAATACTAAAAAATAAGCGCATAATATGCGCTTATTTTTGAAGGTGGGAGCAGAGAAAAGGGTTAGCCCAGCAGGCCGGGGAAAATTGATTTGATGCCGGTGACGATAAATTCAATGCCCAGCGCCATCAGCAGTAACCCCATGATTCGGGTAATCACGTTAATTCCGGTTTGACCCAACAAGCGAACCATTAGCGGCGCCGCGCGGAATAGCAGCCAGCAACAGCCGGCAAACAACGCAATCGCCAGGCTGAAACCAATCAGGTTCTGCCAGCTGTGATAGCGGGTACTCCAGACAATCGTCGAACTGATAGCACCCGGCCCGGCCATCAACGGCAACGCCAGTGGCACTACACCAATACTTTCGCGGATTGCGCTTTCTGACTTCTCCTGCTTGTTCTGTTTATCTTCTCCCAGCTTACCGCTGATCATCGACATCGCTATCGTCACCACCAGAATACCGCCAGCAATGCGGAAGGAATCGATAGAAATGCCAAATACATGCAGTATGGCATCGCCGAGAAACAGTGAGGTCCAGAGAATGATCGCCACTGCCAGATTGGCCGTCAGGTTGGTTTTATTGCGCTCTACCGCGCCCTGATAGCTGGTCATGCTGATAAATACCGGAATAATGCCGACCGGATTAACCAGCGCAAAGAGCCCGACAAAGAATTTAATGTAGCCGGATAAATCAAGAATTTCAGGGTTCACTCAGCGCTCCAGACCTGAGCCAGTTTAAGGCGGCTAATTTAATCGAAAATTGTCGCGGATTCCAGCGGGCAAAGCAGCATATCACACAAAGATTAGGTCATTTAACCAGCATAAAATTCCACAAATAGCACCAAACCCAGCTTGTTATGCGAAGCAGTAACAAATCTGTTAATTAATCAGAAAAATTTATACTTTTTGTCAACAAATCACTTCGGCTGAAAGGTGTCAGCTTACATAAAGGTTGATGCAGATCAAAAAACAGCTACCTCGGAGGGGGTAAGCTCAGTGACAAATAAAGGAGAGATAAAACCGCAGCAGAGCGTAGCATCAGTCTGTAAATGCAGTAAAACTCTTTCAGTAAATGAAGCAGAGGTTAGCGCGATTCAAATGCCGACTTCAGCGCAGTGAAACGACAGTATCAGATGCGCTGACTATACTCGCTAATCAGGTTTATTTACTAAAAGAGTTTAAACTTCCATCAGGAGAGCATTATGGCCGTTACTAATGTCGCTGAACTTAACGCACTTGTTGAACGTGTTAAAAAAGCACAGCGTGAATACGCCAATTTCACTCAAGAGCAAGTAGACAAAATTTTCCGCGCTGCCGCATTCGCTGCCGCAGATGCCCGAATTCCCCTCGCTAAATTAGCCGTTGCCGAATCGGGTATGGGTATTGTCGAAGATAAAGTCATCAAAAACCACTTTGCTTCAGAATACATCTACAACGCCTACAAAGATGAAAAAACCTGCGGTATCCTCGAAACTGATGACACCTTTGGTACTATCACCATTGCAGAACCTACCGGTATTATTTGCGGTATCGTTCCGACCACTAACCCAACCTCCACCGCTATCTTCAAGGCATTAATCAGCCTGAAAACCCGTAACGGCATTATTTTCTCTCCGCATCCACGTGCTAAAGATGCCACCAACAAAGCGGCCGATATCGTGTTGCAGGCGGCAATCGCAGCCGGTGCGCCAAAAGATATTATCGGCTGGATCGATGTGCCTTCGGTGGAACTGTCTAACCAACTGATGCATCACCCGGATATTAACCTGATCCTCGCGACCGGTGGCCCGGGCATGGTGAAGGCGGCGTACAGCTCCGGTAAACCGGCAATTGGTGTCGGCGCGGGTAATACGCCGGTGGTGATTGATGAAACGGCAGATATCAAACGTGCGGTGGCATCGATTCTGATGTCGAAAACCTTCGATAACGGCGTGATCTGCGCATCAGAGCAGTCAGTAATCGTGGTTGATTCAGTTTATGACGCGGTTCGCGAGCGTTTTGCCAGCCACGGTGGCTACCTGCTACAGGGCCAGGATCTGAAAGCGGTGCAGGATATCATCCTGAAGAATGGCGCGTTAAACGCGGCAATTGTCGGCCAGCCAGCAGTGAAAATTGCTGAGATGGCGGGTATCACCGTGCCATCGAATACCCGAATTCTGATCGGTGAAGTGAAACTGGTTGATGAATCTGAGCCTTTTGCTCATGAAAAACTGTCGCCTACCCTTGCGATGTACCGTGCGAAAGACTTTGCCGACGCGGTCAGCAAAGCGGAACAGCTGGTAGCGATGGGCGGTATCGGTCACACCTCTTGCCTGTACACCGATCAGGATAATGAACGCGAACGCGTTAATTATTTCGGCGACAAGATGAAAACCGCCCGTATCCTGATCAATACTCCGGCCTCACAGGGTGGGATCGGCGATCTGTATAACTTTAAGCTGGCACCGTCGTTAACGCTGGGTTGTGGTTCATGGGGTGGCAACTCCATTTCTGAAAACGTCGGACCTAAACATCTGATCAACAAGAAAACCGTGGCCAAGCGAGCAGAGAATATGTTGTGGCATAAACTTCCGAAGTCCATTTACTTCCGTCGCGGTTCACTGCCTATTGCCCTTGAAGAAGTGGCGACCGACGGTGCAAAACGCGCGTTCATCGTCACTGACCGCTATCTGTTTAACAACGGTTATGCTGACCAGATCACTTCTGTGCTGAAATCTCACGGCATTGAAACAGAAGTGTTCTTCGAAGTTGAAGCGGATCCGACGCTGAGCATCGTGCGTAAAGGTGCCGAGCAGATGCACTCCTTTAAACCTGATGTGATTATCGCTCTGGGTGGTGGTTCACCAATGGATGCGGCTAAAATCATGTGGGTAATGTATGAGCATCCGGAAACCCACTTTGAAGAGCTGGCGCTGCGCTTTATGGATATCCGTAAACGTATCTATAAATTCCCGAAAATGGGTGTGAAAGCGAAAATGATCGCCGTCACCACCACTTCCGGCACCGGTTCAGAAGTGACACCGTTTGCGGTAGTTACCGATGATGCTACCGGCCAGAAATACCCACTGGCGGATTACGCGCTCACTCCGGATATGGCGATTGTTGATGCCAACCTGGTGATGAACATGCCAAAATCTCTCTGCGCCTTTGGTGGTCTCGATGCGGTAACTCACGCACTGGAAGCCTACGTGTCCGTGCTGGCAAATGAGTACTCCGATGGCCAGGCATTACAGGCTCTGAAACTGCTGCAACACAACCTGCCTGCCAGTTATAAAGAAGGGGCAAAAAACCCGGTCGCCCGCGAACGCGTACATAATGCCGCTACCATCGCCGGTATTGCCTTTGCCAACGCCTTCCTTGGGGTTTGTCACTCAATGGCGCACAAACTGGGCTCTGAGTTCCATATCCCGCATGGTCTGGCTAACGCCCTGCTGATTGCCAACGTCATCCGCTACAACGCGAATGACAACCCAACCAAGCAGACAGCTTTCAGCCAGTATGACCGCCCTCAGGCACGTCGTCGCTACGCGGAAATCGCTGATCACTTAGGTTTAAGCGCTGCCGGTGACCGTACCGCAGAGAAAATTGAGAAGCTGCTCGCCTGGCTGGAAGAGATCAAGGCAGAGTTGGGCATTCCGAAATCTATCCGTGAAGCAGGCGTTCAGGAAGCGGACTTCCTCGCCAAAGTGGATAAGCTGGCTGAAGATGCATTCGACGACCAGTGTACCGGTGCTAACCCGCGTTATCCGCTGATTGCTGAGCTGAAACAGATTATGCTGGATACCTTCTATGGTCGTGACTTTGTTGAGCCTTTCACCTCTGTCGCCGAAGCGGTTAAAGCGCAGCCGGTCAAAAGTGTTAAAGCTGAAAAGAAAGTAAAAAAGTAACGCTGTAGTCAGATGTTAAAAAAACCCGCTTCGGCGGGTTTTTTTATTGTTGGCTGGAGACAGGTCTGCGGTTCAACGTCACCCCATGGCTTATCACTCTATGCCGATACGCTTCGGGTGCCATAAATAGCACTGTGGGCACCGGTTTCCAGCGCCTCTTTATAGTGTTTACGACAAACTGAGACGTAGCGCTCATTCCCACCAATTACCACTTGCTCACCCTCTTTATAAGGCGCGCCATTACTGTCCAGCCGTAATACCATGCTGGCCTTACGTCCGCAGTGGCAGATTGTTTTTAACTCGACCAGCTTATCTGACCAGGCCAATAAATACTCGCTGCCGCTAAACAATTCACCGCGAAAATCTGTACGTAACCCATAACAAAGTACAGGTATATCGAGATTATCAACAACATCGGAAAGTTCTTTAACTTGTTCTCTTGTAAGAAATTGGCTTTCATCCAACAGTACGCAATGTACCGTTTGTTGTTGATGTTCTGCGCTAATTTCATTGAACAATGATGTCTGGTTATTATACAGCTTCGCTGGAGATGAGAGACCAATTCGCGAGCTGACTTTGCCCAGCCCAAAGCGGTTGTCAATCTCGGCGGTATAGATCAGCGTGCGCATGCCTCTCTCGTGATAATTATAAGATGACTGCAACAGCGCGGTAGATTTGCCCGCGTTCATCGCCGAATAATAAAAATAAAGCTGAGCCATCAGGCCAAACTCCACAAAAAGGTTAACAAGTGTCCGGCGGAAGTGTATCACAGTATCGGGCTATATACGCCTTTACGGCGACTAAACCGGATGTCGCTGCCAGCTGTTTTCCACCCTGCTTACGACTCATTACTGTGATTGCTGTTTTAAACAGCGTCATAAGCATCGGCGTTTGCATCGCATAAAACGTCAAACACGCTATAAAGAAGTCTTTAATATTCTCAGACTTTTCTCTATTTCACTTTACATGGAGCTGCTATGTAAGCCCATTCTTACCTGTGCGTTATCAATAATTGGCTTTTCGTGGCAGTACATATCCTTGATCGCGCAGGGGTGTTAAGGCCTATTTTTTTATCAAATGGCATATTTCTAAGGCAGCAGGCTTTAAAATTTGGCAAATAGGGTTAAACTTATCGCAGGTTAAATAGTTATTTTGAGTTTCTTACAAAATTATCTATTGCAGTTCCTATTTCCGACCTCTATTATTATCAGGCAGAACATTTTCTCCCACCCAATATAATTTTGAGATTAGACAATGAGCGAAGCACTTAAAATTCTGAACAACATCCGCACCCTGCGTGCACAAGCCAGAGAATGCACCCTGGAAACTCTGGAAGAGATGCTGGAAAAACTGGAAGTCGTCGTTAACGAACGTCGTGAAGAAGATACTCAGGCTCAGGCTGAGATTGAAGAGCGTACTCGTAAGCTGCAGCAATATCGTGAAATGCTGATTGCTGATGGCATCGATCCTAATGAACTGCTGCAGACTATGGCTGCAACCAAAGCTGCGGGCAAAGCGAAACGTGCTGCACGTCCGGCTAAGTATTCATACATCGATGAAAACGGCGAATCCAAAACCTGGACTGGCCAGGGCCGTACTCCAGCAGTAATCAAAAAAGCAATTGAAGAGCAAGGTAAACAGCTGGATGATTTCCTGCTGTAATAGCTGTTCAGGGTGCTTCCCAATTAACCCCATTTGATAAAATGGGGTTTTTTATTGTTGATAATTGTTGAACATTTGTTCCATCAGGGTAAGCAAAAACAAAGGAAGCCATTGGCTTCCTTTTTTATTTTATGACATGTCATGGCATACCCGCCACTACACCTTGTAGAACGCCCTGTACCACTCTACAAAGCGTTTAATCCCTTCATCCACACCTGTCTGCGGCTTAAAGTCTATAACGTCATACAGTGCGCTGGTATCCGCGCTGGTTTCCAGCACATCACCCGGTTGCATCGGCAGCATATTTTTATCGGCTATCATTCCAAGCGCGTTCTCCAGTGCCTCAATGTATGCCATTAGGGTAACGGGCTGGCTGTTGCCGATATTATAGACACGGTAAGGCGCAGAGCTGGTGGCTGGCGATCCGGTTTCAACCGTCCACTGTGGATCTTTCTGCGGCACAATATCCTGTAACCGAAATATTGATTCAACGATATCGTCAATATAAGTAAAATCGCGACGCATTTGTCCATGGTTATACACATCAATACTTTCACCGGCGAGAATAGCGCGGGTAAACTTAAACAGTGCCATATCCGGACGGCCCCACGGGCCATAAACAGTAAAGAATCGCAAACCAGTTGTCGGAATTCCGTACAAATGAGAATAAGTATGCGACATCAGTTCATTAGCTTTTTTGGTCGCGGCGTAAAGTGAAACCGGATGATCGACAGAATCATCTGTCGAGAATGGCATCTTTTTGTTAAGACCGTATACCGAACTTGAAGAAGCATATAACAGATGGCCAATGTTATGGTGACGACAACCTTCCAGCACATTTAAATGGCCGATCAGATTAGCATCAGCATAGGCATGCGGATTATCGATGGAATAACGCACGCCAGCCTGTGCCGCTAAATGTATTACCCGCTCAAAACCTTGCTCGGCGAATAATTGCGCCATCCCCTGCCTGTCGGCGAGGTCACATTCAACGAATACAAATTCAGGATGAGTTTTAATCAGTTCGAGGCGGGATAACTTGAGGTTTACATCGTAGTAATCATTCAGGTTGTCGATTCCGACAACCTGGTGACCGGCTGACAACAAACGTTGGCTAACGTGAAAACCAATGAAGCCTGCTGCGCCGGTAACCAGATATTTCATACTGTCCTCATTAATTATGCAATTTGAATAGACGCTCCGCGGCCGATTGCATAATAAACAAAACCGCGCTTGCTGACTCTTTCTGGATCATACAGGTTACGACCATCAAAAATCACGGGTTCTTTTAAGGCATTTTTAATCACATCGAAGTCAGGTGCGCGGAAGTTTTTCCACTCGGTACAAATTACCAGACCATCGGCACCTTGCAGTGCCGCTTCTTTAGTGCCCATCAGCTTCAGGTCGGTACGATGACCGTAGATGCGCTGTGCTTCATCCATCGCTTCAGGATCGAACGCCTGAACCGAAGCACCCGCTTCCCATAAAGTCTCCATCAGCACGCGGGCGGATGCTTCACGCATATCATCCGTATTCGGTTTAAACGACAGGCCCCAAAGTGCGAAGGTTTTCCCCTGTAGATCATCACCAAAGTGGCGCTTAATAAACGCTGGCAGTTTGGTTTTCTGCGAATCGTTGACGTCTTCCACCGCTTTCAACAGGCGTGGGTTGTAACCAATCGACTCAGCGGTACGAATCAGTGCCTGCACGTCTTTCGGGAAGCAGGAGCCGCCGTAGCCACAGCCAGGGTAAATGAAGTGGTAGCCGATACGCGGATCGGAACCAATACCCATACGGACTTTTTCGATATCGGCACCCAGACGCTCCGCCAGGTTCGAAATCTCATTCATAAAGCTGATTTTGGTTGCCAGCATGCAGTTGGCCGCATACTTGGTCAGCTCTGCACTGCGGATATCCATCAGGATCATACGATCGTGATTGCGGTTAAACGGCTCGTACAGCTCACGCAGCAGTTCAACCACTTCTTCATTGTCAGTACCGACCACGATACGCTCAGGACGCATACAATCGCTGACCGCAGCGCCCTCTTTCAGGAACTCCGGATTCGACACCACATCAAAGCTGATATCCAGCTGGCGCGTCTTCAGCGTTTCCGACATCACAGCACGTACGCGGTCTGCAGTACCTACCGGCACGGTAGATTTGTCGATAACCACTTTATGACCGTTCATAAACTGCGCAATGGTACGTGCCACAGCAGTAACATATTTCAGGTCCGCTGAACCATCTTCGTCTGGCGGTGTACCCACAGCGATAAACTGCATCACACCGTGATTCACACCCTCTTCAGCATTGGTGCTGAATTTCAGTCGGCCAGCTTCATAGTTTTGCATGACCAGAGGCGTCAGGCCGGGTTCAAAGATAGGGATAATACCCTTCTTGAGATTTTCGACTTTGTTAGCGTCAACATCGATGCAAAGAACGTCGTGTCCAACTTCGGCCAGAACCGCAGCCTGAACCAGACCCACATAGCCGATACCAAATACGGTAACTTTCATTAACTTATCTCGCGTTAAAAAACATTACTTTTTGTTGCCAACGGTGCTTTCAAGCCACTCTTTGAAATCACTACCCAGTGACGCGTGACGCACACCATATTCAACGAAAGCCTGCATATAGCCAAGTTTGTTACCGCAGTCATGGCTGACGCCCTTCAGGTGGTAAGCTTCAACCGTCTCTTTTTCCATCAGCATGGCAATAGAGTCAGTCAGCTGCACTTCACCGCCTGCGCCCGGAGGGGTTTTCGCCAGCAGAGGCCAGATATCAGCAGACAACACATAACGGCCCACTACTGCCAGATTAGATGGCGCTTCAGCGGCTTTAGGCTTCTCAACCACACCCACCATCGGAGCGCTTTCGCCCGGATTCAGTTCGCGACCTTCGCAATCCACCACGCCGTAGGCGGTCACATCCGCTACCGGCTCAACCATAATCTGGCTGTGGCCGCTTTCATCAAAGCGCTTCAGCATATCTGCAAGGTTATCTTTGGATGGATTAGACTCATACTCGTCGATAATCACATCAGGCAGAATAACCGCAACGGGCTCGTCGCCCACTAACGGATGCGCGCACATCACCGCGTGTCCAAGACCTTTAGCAATACCCTGACGCACCTGCATAATGGTCACATGTGGTGGGCAAATAGACTGGATTTCGTCCAGCAGCTGACGCTTAACGCGTTTTTCCAGCATCGCTTCCAGTTCAAAGCTGGTATCGAAATGGTTTTCAATGGAGTTCTTGGAAGAGTGCGTAACCAGCACAATTTCGTTAATTCCTGCGGCAATACATTCATTAACGACATACTGAATCAACGGCTTATCAACCAGCGGCAGCATCTCTTTTGGAATAGCTTTGGTTGCTGGCAACATACGTGTTCCCAAACCCGCTACAGGGATTACCGCTTTTTTTACTTTAGACTTATAGGCAGACATCAAGATACCTCTCTTTAGGCCGTTCAAGTTTTTTACTTGAGTATGTCGAATTAAAAACGAAATGAGTATATCAGTTCAGAGGCCCGGGATTTATCCCGGATAGACAAATTCCAGTAAAATTAAGACTATTACCCAAGTTCATCGTAAGTTTAAAGCTAATGGCTGAGCCTGTCGTCAGCCGATCTGAGTTTATTATTACTTCGTTTATTATTCAGTCGATAACATAAGTCTTAATCTGCCACCCGCGCCCCAAACCTGACACTGCCAGGCATCACATCGCTGAGTAATTTGATTAAGATGCGTGCTGCCGAGCGTTCCCAGCGGTACGCCGTTATTGAGCTGAATTTGATGAGTGTTGATGTTGAGCGTGGCATTCAGCCCGGCAGAAACCAGAATCAGATTTTTTAAACCCTGATGGTAATATCCGACTAATAACGGAAACTGACCGGTAAGATTGGCTTGGCGTAATAACAGGTTAACCTGTTTCAACAACCCGCTTAATTCTGGCAGTCGCTGACCCTGACCGGATAACTGCTCCTGCAGTAACCCATTGAACAGCGCCCGTAATAACAGCGCCGCCAGCACGCCGTTATCACCGGCGCGGGTGACGTCCAGACAGTAGAATGCGAGGTCTTTTTCGGAAAGCGCTGCGATATCCAGCACCAGTCCCGGCTGCTCAGCCATCGTTAACTGGCGATAATTAATACGGCAGTTGGCAATCACCTGTTGTACCGGGGGCTGCAACTGCTTAAGCAATTTTGCCGCCGCTGAAGGATCGCGCACCAGAGCATCCCAGTCCTGAAACAGCTGCTCATCCTCTTCAACTTTTGAGGTGAACATCGACGGATAGAGGCACTCATAAACCGCCTCGCGCAATCGCTCAAGATCTTTGATCGGCTTTAACAATACATCCTGCACCCCAAGACGCAGCACGTGGGCAATGTCCGACATATTTTCGGTTGCCGAGATTATCAGAATCGGTAACTGATTACCGCGCGCGCGCAGATGTTCCACCAGCTTAATGCCATTCATTCGCGGCATATCCAGATCGCAAATCATCAAATCTGGTGACACGCGCTGTAGCGCATCAACGGCTTCCAGACCATCGGTGGCCGAGAAGATAGTTGCACCCAATGCCTGAAGGAAATTTTCCAGCAGGGTACGGAAAACCACCTCATCTTCTACGATGAGTATTTGTTTCCCGTTTAATGGTTTTTCCATTGTTCCCCCTTGTGCGCCAGATAATTAAATAGTGGTTCATAAAACGCACTTATGCCTGTCAGAATTGCCTGAAGTAACATGTGTGCCTGACCAGCCTCAATTATCTGTTCCGAACAAGCGGTAAAAGCTCATCCATTTTTTTTTCGACGGCCTCTTTGCCAGCAGCAATCGCTTCATCTGCACGATGGAAGTCCAGCGTTGATATCTGCGGGCAAAAAGGTTGAATAAGTACATCCGGCGGATCGCCAGCCATACGAGTAAGTTTAATCCGGTTTTCCAGCACCTGAATAGAGGTGCTCATAATCTCCATCGCCCCAGGGCTATGGTTGATCCGTCGCTGGGCCATTTTAGACAGTTGCTGACGGAGCTTTCCACCCCAGCTGGTCGCCTGTTCATATTGCTGCTCCTCAGATTGGGGTGTGACTGACAGTAAGTC contains the following coding sequences:
- the rssB gene encoding two-component system response regulator RssB; translation: MEKPLNGKQILIVEDEVVFRTLLENFLQALGATIFSATDGLEAVDALQRVSPDLMICDLDMPRMNGIKLVEHLRARGNQLPILIISATENMSDIAHVLRLGVQDVLLKPIKDLERLREAVYECLYPSMFTSKVEEDEQLFQDWDALVRDPSAAAKLLKQLQPPVQQVIANCRINYRQLTMAEQPGLVLDIAALSEKDLAFYCLDVTRAGDNGVLAALLLRALFNGLLQEQLSGQGQRLPELSGLLKQVNLLLRQANLTGQFPLLVGYYHQGLKNLILVSAGLNATLNINTHQIQLNNGVPLGTLGSTHLNQITQRCDAWQCQVWGAGGRLRLMLSTE